In one window of Camelina sativa cultivar DH55 chromosome 15, Cs, whole genome shotgun sequence DNA:
- the LOC104748653 gene encoding ammonium transporter 1 member 2-like — protein sequence MASETCSILSSSFHSINMTDASTFLCSKFSEIALAINTSYLLFSAYFSFTMQIGFALLTAGSIRSKNITNVMLTNIMDACIGAISYFIFGFAIAFGPTDGFIGDHHNFFALNSFPDSSGYDFSFFLFQWTFAITPSGITSGSMAERTQFIAYLMYSFYLTGFVYPTVSHWFWSSNGWASATRDHNSLLFSSGAIDFAGSGVVHMVGGIAGLWGSFIEGPRVGMFDGSRRASTVHSHDVPLVVLGTFLVWFGWHGYNAGSFLTILQSYEQQFPYYGQWSAIGRTAVTTTLAGCTAALTTLFTKRFLGSHWKVTDACSGLLTGLVAITSGCAVVDPWASIVCGVVAALVKIGLDKLAKKLKFDDPLNAAQLHGGCGAWGLLFTGLFATKKFVTVLSVIITTSLL from the coding sequence ATGGCAAGTGAAACTTGTTCAATACTCTCTTCCTCATTTCATTCAATAAACATGACAGATGCTTCCACTTTCCTTTGCTCAAAATTTTCTGAGATAGCATTAGCCATCAATACTTCTTACCTTCTCTTCTCTGCCTATTTCTCTTTTACTATGCAAATCGGTTTTGCTTTGCTAACTGCTGGCTCTATTCGTTCCAAAAACATCACGAATGTCATGCTCACAAACATAATGGATGCTTGCATAGGTGCTATCTCATACTTCATTTTTGGATTTGCCATAGCTTTTGGACCAACCGACGGTTTTATCGGTGATCATCACAACTTCTTTGCTTTGAACTCTTTTCCTGATTCCTCCGGCTACGACTTTAGCTTTTTCCTATTCCAGTGGACCTTTGCCATAACTCCATCGGGAATCACAAGCGGCTCTATGGCGGAACGTACACAGTTTATTGCCTACTTAATGTACTCGTTTTATTTAACTGGTTTTGTCTATCCCACAGTTTCCCATTGGTTTTGGTCAAGCAACGGTTGGGCTAGTGCAACACGAGATCACAACAGCCTCTTGTTTAGCTCGGGTGCAATCGACTTTGCTGGATCCGGAGTGGTTCATATGGTCGGCGGGATAGCGGGTCTTTGGGGATCTTTCATAGAAGGACCAAGAGTCGGAATGTTCGATGGATCAAGAAGGGCTTCTACTGTACATAGTCATGATGTTCCCCTTGTAGTGTTAGGTACCTTCCTGGTATGGTTTGGTTGGCATGGTTATAATGCAGGGTCATTCTTAACTATCTTGCAAAGCTACGAGCAGCAGTTTCCTTACTATGGTCAGTGGAGTGCCATCGGACGAACCGCAGTGACCACAACGCTGGCTGGGTGCACAGCGGCATTAACCACATTATTCACTAAACGTTTCTTAGGATCTCACTGGAAGGTCACTGACGCTTGTTCAGGACTACTCACTGGGCTGGTTGCAATCACCTCAGGCTGCGCTGTTGTCGATCCTTGGGCTAGTATTGTGTGTGGCGTTGTCGCTGCGTTGGTCAAGATTGGACTTGATAAGCTAGCTAAGAAACTTAAATTTGACGACCCTCTTAATGCTGCGCAGCTGCATGGTGGTTGTGGCGCATGGGGCTTACTCTTCACCGGATTATTCGCTACCAAGAAGTTTGTNACGGTTTTATCGGTGATCATCACAACTTCTTTGCTTTGA
- the LOC104748655 gene encoding uncharacterized protein At4g04775-like produces the protein MSNVSGASSCSSNVRQRGFVVGVPRDVGVGNKSWQRIPNPTLILLGDTFDVEKQQQRTYYLVNDNHTFKWVDEALLDEVETLCVKIERVKEEMKELTIETLQDQKMKFEKMQMEFEKELCERVEEVLLEAKVELQCKMNKIIILYALVCVCVGVECELLLML, from the exons ATGAGCAATGTTTCTGGAGCTTCGAGTTGTTCATCAAATGTCCGACAAAGAGGATTCGTTGTTGGCGTGCCAAGAGATGTTGGTGTGGGGAACAAATCGTGGCAAAGAATTCCAAATCCGACCCTAATCCTTCTCGGAGATACTTTCGATGTCGAGAAGCAGCAGCAAAGAACGTactat CTTGTAAACGATAACCACACCTTTAAGTGGGTCGATGAGGCATTGTTGGACGAGGTAGAAACATTGTGTGTTAAAAttgagagagtaaaagaagagatgaaagagctTACAATAGAGACATTGCAAGACCAGAAGATGAAATttgagaagatgcaaatggagtTCGAAAAAGAGCTATGTGAGAGGGTTGAAGAAGTTTTGTTGGAAGCAAAAGTTGAATTGCAATGTAAGATGAATAAGATTATAATT TTGTATGctcttgtttgtgtttgtgttggtGTTGAGTGTGAACTCTTGTTGATGTTGTGA